The following are encoded together in the Thermomicrobiales bacterium genome:
- a CDS encoding ABC transporter permease, which translates to MSDVLGDNIPTFGDSSAENQEVGLSNMSALAETGFASNWKEVVILLLVACGVIGGLEIIVRVFDVPAYTFPAPSEIGRSLWENFRSLYWPHLLVTLKVLFIGYFIGASIGIILAAVITQFPFAEKIVTPYILLLVTTPMIALVPLLVQKLGFGIQPRVIAVALATGPMVMINSATGFRRTDLAKLALARSYGASTFQIFTKVRFPLALPMIIVGLMVGAIFGLLTAVGAEIVGSGEGLGNRLMYYSSRIQMANFWAIIVILATLGILIYVIFYWIGKRWASWQA; encoded by the coding sequence ATGTCTGACGTTCTTGGCGACAATATCCCAACGTTTGGAGACAGCAGCGCAGAGAACCAGGAGGTTGGGCTCTCGAACATGTCCGCGCTGGCGGAGACTGGTTTCGCCAGCAATTGGAAGGAAGTCGTGATCCTCTTGCTGGTCGCTTGCGGGGTGATCGGCGGTCTCGAAATCATCGTGCGCGTCTTCGATGTGCCTGCGTACACCTTTCCGGCGCCCAGCGAAATCGGCCGTTCACTGTGGGAGAACTTCCGCTCCCTCTACTGGCCGCATCTGCTGGTGACGCTCAAGGTGCTCTTCATCGGCTACTTCATCGGCGCCTCGATCGGCATCATCCTGGCGGCCGTGATCACCCAGTTCCCCTTCGCCGAGAAGATCGTCACACCCTATATCCTGTTGCTGGTCACGACGCCGATGATCGCGTTGGTGCCGCTGTTGGTGCAGAAGCTCGGTTTTGGCATCCAGCCTCGTGTCATCGCCGTTGCGCTTGCCACTGGTCCGATGGTCATGATCAATTCGGCCACTGGGTTCCGACGGACGGATCTGGCCAAACTCGCCCTTGCCCGCTCGTACGGCGCGAGTACGTTCCAGATTTTCACCAAGGTGCGGTTCCCGCTGGCCTTGCCCATGATCATCGTTGGTCTGATGGTCGGCGCCATCTTCGGGTTGCTGACGGCAGTGGGCGCGGAGATTGTCGGGTCCGGTGAAGGGCTTGGCAACCGCTTGATGTACTACTCGTCGCGCATCCAGATGGCCAACTTCTGGGCGATTATCGTCATTCTCGCAACGCTGGGCATCCTGATCTATGTCATCTTTTATTGGATCGGCAAGCGCTGGGCCAGTTGGCAGGCCTAA
- a CDS encoding ABC transporter substrate-binding protein, which produces MSRFDELVLGASQRRSSRRRFMATAAAAGVAGAALPMFGGLGRLSASAQDARNSVVWVSPRGTLEVLDDYPYWVGKQFGYFGDIDTQLLPAIMESTSSAKNVADGDADMSYVSPGVFTDAITNGGLDLVSVFQMGAYDVFDIALPKGNPEGIATLKDLEGKTVVLGDIGWAAIVDPMVVQAGGDPSKINYVAAGSGWAQTLQAGQADAALSWEGLRAQWLATGLDFDYILGYEWSVFPANSFQIRRSDFEDASLAELYTNYLKGWAMGLQFGYLNPVAATQITMAAPEISAALNETFQDKNVAVQSLMQLANVFRGDWDARNGGQWGWASVEGWQTFFDDSAQASGGDAVDATTVIFNDYVDGANAFDAAQVEADASGFVLDPEFQAVADSMAGAEATPAG; this is translated from the coding sequence ATGAGCCGTTTCGATGAACTCGTACTGGGCGCCTCGCAGCGCCGCTCGTCCCGCCGCCGCTTTATGGCGACGGCTGCCGCCGCTGGCGTCGCAGGCGCGGCGTTGCCGATGTTCGGAGGCCTTGGGCGCTTGAGCGCTTCGGCCCAGGATGCGCGCAACTCGGTTGTCTGGGTTTCTCCTCGCGGAACGCTGGAAGTGCTCGACGACTATCCCTATTGGGTGGGCAAGCAGTTCGGCTACTTCGGTGACATCGATACCCAGCTGCTCCCGGCGATCATGGAGTCGACCTCTTCCGCGAAGAATGTCGCGGACGGTGACGCCGATATGTCGTATGTCTCGCCGGGCGTCTTCACGGACGCGATCACCAACGGCGGTCTCGATCTGGTGTCGGTATTCCAGATGGGCGCCTATGACGTCTTCGACATCGCGCTCCCGAAGGGCAACCCGGAAGGGATCGCCACGCTGAAGGATCTCGAGGGCAAGACGGTTGTGCTCGGAGACATCGGCTGGGCGGCCATCGTCGACCCAATGGTCGTCCAGGCCGGTGGCGATCCGTCGAAGATCAACTATGTGGCAGCTGGTTCCGGTTGGGCGCAGACGCTTCAGGCCGGCCAGGCCGACGCCGCGCTCTCCTGGGAAGGCCTGCGCGCCCAGTGGCTCGCCACCGGGCTCGATTTCGATTATATCCTCGGGTACGAGTGGTCGGTCTTCCCGGCGAACTCGTTCCAGATTCGCCGCAGTGACTTCGAGGATGCCAGCCTGGCAGAGCTCTACACCAACTACCTCAAGGGTTGGGCGATGGGCCTCCAGTTTGGCTATCTGAATCCGGTTGCCGCGACGCAGATCACCATGGCGGCGCCTGAGATTTCGGCGGCGCTCAACGAGACCTTCCAGGACAAGAACGTTGCCGTCCAGTCGCTCATGCAATTGGCCAACGTCTTCCGAGGCGACTGGGACGCCCGCAACGGCGGACAGTGGGGCTGGGCCAGCGTCGAGGGTTGGCAAACCTTCTTCGATGACAGCGCCCAGGCGAGCGGTGGCGATGCCGTCGACGCCACCACGGTCATCTTCAACGATTACGTCGATGGCGCGAATGCCTTCGACGCCGCACAGGTCGAGGCAGACGCTTCCGGCTTCGTGCTCGATCCCGAATTCCAGGCGGTCGCCGACTCGATGGCCGGCGCGGAAGCCACCCCAGCCGGCTGA